A stretch of Spirochaeta cellobiosiphila DSM 17781 DNA encodes these proteins:
- a CDS encoding DUF58 domain-containing protein: MNEKELFQKAKKLEMLIKKRVSTLLLGSYDSAFHGHGLEFMEVREYTPGDDVRHIDWNVTARAGIPYIKTFKEERELQIHIVIDVSESCYVEFNGKPKIETMAELASLITIVAQLNNDRVGLLLFSDRIENYIPPKKGRTHCQKILKEILGVSPMSLMTDIKMALDTLSKFINRGDIIFVLSDFYDSKYENSLKKLGSNNDLIAIRLISPIEKQLPSGFILPLVESETGKYREIYTTETKENISNGYKDINEIIINEYDDYFDSLYVFFNQRNKINYG; the protein is encoded by the coding sequence ATGAATGAAAAAGAATTATTCCAAAAAGCTAAAAAATTAGAAATGCTCATAAAAAAAAGGGTTAGTACTCTTCTTCTTGGTAGTTATGATAGTGCTTTTCATGGGCATGGTTTGGAATTTATGGAGGTAAGAGAGTACACTCCAGGCGATGATGTAAGACATATTGATTGGAATGTAACAGCAAGAGCAGGTATTCCTTATATAAAGACTTTTAAAGAAGAAAGAGAATTACAAATCCATATAGTGATTGACGTATCTGAGAGCTGTTATGTAGAATTTAATGGTAAACCCAAAATAGAAACGATGGCTGAGTTAGCTTCTCTTATTACTATAGTTGCTCAGTTAAATAATGATCGTGTTGGATTATTACTGTTTTCTGATAGAATAGAAAATTATATTCCCCCAAAAAAAGGTAGAACTCATTGTCAAAAGATATTAAAAGAGATTCTGGGGGTATCACCAATGTCTTTAATGACAGATATAAAAATGGCTCTTGATACATTGAGTAAATTCATTAACAGGGGTGATATAATTTTTGTATTAAGTGATTTCTATGATAGTAAATATGAGAACTCTTTGAAGAAATTAGGTAGTAATAATGATCTGATAGCCATAAGATTAATATCACCTATAGAAAAACAATTACCGTCTGGATTTATATTACCTCTTGTTGAGAGTGAGACTGGTAAATATAGAGAAATATACACAACTGAAACTAAAGAGAATATATCGAATGGTTACAAGGATATTAATGAGATTATTATAAATGAATATGACGATTACTTTGATTCTTTATATGTTTTTTTTAATCAGAGAAACAAGATAAACTATGGATA
- a CDS encoding AAA family ATPase, with the protein MLQEELEVKVERSVEILDNIIREMSDRIIGQEKLIKNLMIVLICGQHVLIEGVPGVAKTLTVKTLSSLVGGGYGRIQFTPDLLPADIIGTQIYSPQHEDFFPKKGPIFTNIILADEINRSPAKVQSALLEAMEERQVTIGEDTFDLDLPFMVMATQNPIDQDGTYPLPEAQVDRFMMKLIVNYPQKDHELQILRRRGKKNIDDSIKPVASFDDILQISKLIDEIYIDVSLEEYIVDIVQCTRHSDFYDSKMKDYIDYGVSPRATINLVLASKANALMSGRTYVIPNDVIEVSKPILRHRLVLSYEALAKEINSDEIIDSIIKIIPIP; encoded by the coding sequence TTGTTACAAGAGGAACTCGAAGTAAAAGTTGAAAGGTCTGTTGAGATTTTAGATAATATTATTCGAGAAATGTCTGATAGAATAATTGGTCAGGAAAAATTAATAAAGAATTTAATGATCGTACTTATCTGTGGTCAGCATGTATTAATAGAGGGCGTTCCTGGTGTAGCAAAAACATTAACTGTAAAGACTTTATCGAGTCTTGTTGGTGGTGGATATGGCCGTATTCAATTTACTCCTGATTTATTGCCAGCTGATATTATTGGGACACAGATTTATAGTCCTCAACATGAAGATTTCTTTCCTAAAAAAGGTCCTATCTTTACAAATATAATTTTAGCAGATGAGATCAACCGATCTCCTGCAAAAGTTCAATCAGCTTTGTTGGAAGCAATGGAAGAAAGACAAGTAACAATTGGAGAAGATACCTTTGATCTTGATTTACCATTTATGGTTATGGCTACACAGAATCCAATAGATCAGGATGGAACCTATCCTTTACCAGAAGCTCAAGTAGATAGATTTATGATGAAATTAATAGTAAACTATCCCCAAAAAGATCATGAACTTCAAATATTAAGAAGGCGGGGTAAGAAGAATATTGATGATTCTATTAAGCCTGTTGCTAGCTTTGATGATATTCTACAAATATCAAAACTCATTGATGAGATATATATAGATGTGAGTTTAGAAGAATATATAGTTGATATCGTTCAATGTACACGACACTCTGATTTTTATGATTCAAAAATGAAAGACTACATAGATTATGGAGTTTCTCCCCGAGCAACTATTAATTTAGTTCTTGCATCAAAAGCTAATGCATTAATGAGTGGACGAACCTATGTTATTCCCAATGATGTTATTGAAGTATCTAAACCAATATTAAGACATAGATTAGTCTTGTCTTATGAAGCACTTGCCAAAGAAATAAATAGTGATGAGATAATTGATAGTATTATTAAGATTATACCAATACCATGA